One segment of Pseudomonas sp. FP2196 DNA contains the following:
- a CDS encoding adenosylcobinamide-GDP ribazoletransferase: protein MLPLWIALQFLSSLPIRLPGMPEPEQLGRSLLFYPLVGLLFGAILWALNLVLAGAPLLLHAALLLTVWVLLSGALHLDGLADSADAWLGGFGDRERTLTIMKDPRSGPIAVVTLVLVLLLKFAALLALIEQQQTMALIIVPLLGRAALLGLFLTTPYVRAGGLGQALADHLPRKAGWWVLAVSALACVVIAGFKAIIALLVAVGVFVWLRHLIMRRLGGTTGDTAGALLELLEMAVLVGLVLV, encoded by the coding sequence ATGTTGCCGTTGTGGATCGCCCTGCAATTTCTCAGCAGTTTGCCGATTCGTTTGCCGGGGATGCCGGAGCCGGAACAGCTTGGGCGATCACTGCTGTTCTATCCGTTGGTGGGGCTGCTGTTCGGCGCGATTCTGTGGGCGCTGAACTTGGTGTTGGCCGGTGCGCCGTTGCTGCTGCACGCAGCGTTGCTGTTGACGGTGTGGGTGCTGCTCAGCGGCGCGTTGCACCTTGATGGCCTGGCCGACAGCGCCGATGCCTGGCTCGGCGGATTTGGCGATCGTGAGCGTACGCTGACGATCATGAAAGATCCGCGCAGCGGGCCGATTGCGGTGGTGACGCTGGTGCTGGTGCTGCTGCTCAAGTTTGCGGCGTTGCTGGCGTTGATCGAACAACAGCAGACGATGGCGTTGATCATCGTGCCACTGCTCGGGCGGGCGGCGTTGCTGGGGTTGTTTCTGACCACGCCGTATGTGCGCGCCGGTGGGTTGGGGCAGGCGCTGGCGGACCATTTGCCGCGCAAGGCGGGGTGGTGGGTTCTAGCAGTTAGCGCTTTGGCTTGTGTGGTGATCGCCGGGTTCAAGGCAATCATCGCGCTACTGGTCGCTGTCGGTGTGTTTGTCTGGTTGCGGCATCTGATAATGCGGCGGTTGGGCGGGACGACCGGGGATACGGCCGGCGCGTTACTGGAGCTGCTGGAGATGGCGGTGCTGGTAGGGTTAGTGCTGGTCTAA
- the cobC gene encoding alpha-ribazole phosphatase family protein produces MTLRLDLLRHGETELGGGLRGSLDDALTEKGWTQMREAVIAGGPWDRLVSSPLQRCARFAAELGEQLNLPVQLDKDLQELHFGAWEGQSAAALMKTDADALGLFWADPYSFTPPQGEPVSDFSARVLAAVARLNAAYAGERVLLISHGGVMRLLLAQARRLPREQLLNVEVGHGALFSLTVAVDGSLKEGH; encoded by the coding sequence ATGACGTTGCGACTGGATCTGCTACGCCACGGCGAGACTGAACTGGGCGGCGGTTTGCGCGGCAGTCTCGACGATGCGCTCACTGAAAAGGGCTGGACGCAGATGCGCGAAGCCGTGATCGCGGGAGGACCTTGGGATCGACTGGTCAGTTCGCCGTTGCAGCGTTGCGCGCGGTTTGCCGCTGAGCTTGGCGAGCAACTGAATCTGCCGGTGCAACTGGACAAAGATCTGCAAGAGCTGCATTTCGGCGCTTGGGAAGGGCAGAGCGCGGCGGCGCTGATGAAGACTGATGCCGATGCTTTGGGATTGTTCTGGGCTGATCCCTATTCGTTCACGCCACCGCAGGGTGAGCCGGTCAGCGACTTTTCTGCGCGAGTGTTGGCAGCGGTTGCGCGGCTAAACGCGGCCTATGCGGGTGAACGGGTGCTGTTGATCAGTCATGGCGGTGTGATGCGTCTATTGCTGGCGCAGGCTCGGCGTTTGCCGCGTGAGCAATTGCTCAATGTCGAGGTGGGGCACGGCGCGTTATTTTCACTCACGGTCGCCGTTGATGGTTCGCTCAAGGAAGGTCACTGA
- a CDS encoding MarR family winged helix-turn-helix transcriptional regulator, translated as MLPSQCLCTNLRRAARGVSRHYDGALDGFGINVAQYSLLCNLQRLDQPSISELAEAMGLDRSTLGRNLRVLEGEGLVALAEGEDMRNRIVKLTDTGVQRLAAALPAWEAAQQRLIDRLGAEKRETLLRLLDELA; from the coding sequence ATGCTTCCTTCTCAGTGTTTATGCACCAACCTGCGTCGCGCCGCTCGTGGCGTCAGCAGGCATTACGACGGCGCTCTCGATGGCTTCGGGATCAACGTTGCCCAGTATTCTTTGCTGTGCAATCTGCAACGTCTGGATCAACCGAGCATTTCTGAACTGGCCGAAGCCATGGGCCTGGATCGCAGCACCCTCGGGCGCAATCTGCGCGTGCTCGAAGGCGAAGGGCTGGTGGCGCTGGCTGAGGGCGAAGACATGCGCAACCGCATCGTCAAGCTCACCGATACCGGTGTGCAGCGCCTGGCGGCAGCTTTGCCGGCGTGGGAAGCGGCGCAGCAGCGGTTGATCGACCGCTTGGGTGCCGAGAAGCGTGAGACCTTGCTCAGACTGCTGGACGAACTGGCATAG
- a CDS encoding MFS transporter, with the protein MTSMWRTCGWVLLGSALILALSLGVRHGFGLFLSPMSAQFGWGREVFAFAIALQNLIWGLAQPFTGALADRFGAAKVVLIGGVLYALGLVCMGLSDSAMTLSLSAGLLIGIGLSGTSFSVILGVVGRAVPPEKRSMGMGIASAAGSFGQFAMLPGTLGLIGWLGWSAALLVLGLLVAMIVPLVSMLKDKPLPVLGHEQTLSEALREACSHSGFWLLAFGFFVCGFQVVFIGVHLPAYLVDQHLPATVGTTVLALIGLFNIFGTYTAGWLGGRMSKPRLLTALYLLRAVVIVLFLWLPVTTTTAYLFGMAMGFLWLSTVPLTNGTVATLFGVRNLSMLGGIVFLFHQLGSFLGGWLGGVVYDRTGSYDLIWQVAVLLSLLAAALNWPVRERPVERLQASAV; encoded by the coding sequence ATGACATCGATGTGGCGTACGTGCGGTTGGGTGTTGCTGGGGAGTGCGCTGATCCTGGCGTTGTCATTGGGCGTGCGGCACGGTTTCGGTCTGTTTCTGTCGCCGATGAGCGCGCAGTTCGGCTGGGGGCGTGAAGTGTTCGCCTTCGCCATCGCCTTGCAGAACCTGATCTGGGGCCTGGCCCAGCCGTTCACTGGCGCGCTGGCCGACCGTTTCGGCGCGGCGAAAGTGGTATTGATCGGCGGTGTGCTCTACGCCTTGGGCCTGGTGTGCATGGGCTTGTCCGACTCGGCGATGACTCTCTCGCTGAGCGCCGGTTTGCTGATCGGTATCGGTTTGTCCGGCACCTCGTTCTCGGTGATCCTGGGCGTGGTCGGTCGCGCTGTGCCACCGGAGAAGCGCAGCATGGGCATGGGCATTGCCAGCGCTGCGGGTTCTTTCGGCCAGTTCGCCATGTTGCCGGGTACGTTGGGGCTGATTGGCTGGCTTGGATGGTCCGCCGCGTTGCTGGTGTTGGGCCTGTTGGTGGCGATGATCGTGCCGCTGGTGAGCATGCTCAAGGACAAGCCGCTGCCGGTACTGGGCCATGAGCAGACGCTGTCCGAAGCTTTGCGTGAAGCCTGTTCGCATTCGGGGTTCTGGCTGCTGGCTTTCGGCTTTTTTGTCTGTGGATTTCAGGTCGTTTTTATCGGTGTGCATCTGCCGGCGTATCTGGTCGATCAACACCTGCCGGCCACGGTCGGCACCACGGTGCTGGCGCTGATCGGCCTGTTCAATATCTTCGGCACCTACACCGCCGGATGGCTGGGTGGACGCATGTCCAAACCGCGCTTGCTGACGGCGCTGTATCTGTTGCGCGCAGTGGTGATCGTGTTGTTCCTGTGGTTGCCGGTAACGACGACAACGGCCTATCTGTTCGGCATGGCCATGGGCTTCTTGTGGCTGTCGACGGTGCCGTTGACCAACGGTACGGTGGCGACCTTGTTTGGTGTGCGAAACCTGTCCATGCTCGGCGGTATCGTGTTCCTGTTCCATCAACTCGGTTCATTCCTTGGTGGATGGCTGGGCGGAGTGGTGTATGACCGTACCGGGAGTTATGACTTGATCTGGCAAGTGGCGGTGCTTCTGAGCCTGCTGGCGGCTGCGTTGAATT